A single genomic interval of Hyphomicrobium methylovorum harbors:
- a CDS encoding peroxiredoxin, whose product MTIKVGDRIPDVDFTVMGADGPTKKSSKDVFSGRKIALFAVPGAYTPTCTKTHMPGFVNRIEEFKARGIDGVVCTAVNDIFVLTNWAKDTDATGKIEMLADGSGVFAKAVGLDLDLSEFGLGLRSKRYAMLVDDGVVKVLNVEDSPPIAEKSSAENLCSRLGESI is encoded by the coding sequence ATGACTATTAAAGTTGGTGACCGCATTCCCGACGTGGACTTCACTGTTATGGGGGCCGACGGCCCTACGAAAAAATCGTCTAAAGACGTCTTTTCCGGGCGTAAGATCGCTCTTTTCGCGGTACCCGGCGCCTACACGCCGACCTGCACGAAAACTCACATGCCGGGGTTCGTGAACCGAATTGAAGAGTTCAAAGCTCGGGGCATCGATGGCGTTGTCTGCACGGCTGTGAACGACATCTTCGTGCTGACGAACTGGGCCAAAGACACGGACGCGACCGGCAAAATCGAAATGCTCGCGGATGGCTCAGGCGTATTCGCTAAGGCCGTTGGTCTTGACCTCGATCTTTCTGAGTTTGGACTTGGTCTTCGCTCGAAGCGTTACGCCATGCTGGTCGACGATGGCGTCGTGAAAGTCTTGAACGTCGAGGACTCTCCCCCGATCGCGGAAAAATCGAGCGCGGAAAATCTCTGCTCCAGGCTTGGCGAGTCAATCTAA
- a CDS encoding protein-disulfide reductase DsbD domain-containing protein has protein sequence MKALVCLFLVCGSTAALCETATPLATDWVEGFNNKARLLAGHATPAGEQKGTFAGIEIAMPEGWKTYWRVPGDAGGVPPEFDWSGSENLASAEVLYPAPHRSTDKAGDSVGYKNRVLFPVRLTAKDETKPIVVKSRIDYGVCKDICIPAEAKLELEIPNALGNSPDLDEALAKVPVGKPRAGVDPALETWRLDKASGKPKLVLTVASASTKDVDVFVAAPGGAYLPLPQRTDAKDANGANVEFNVDLSDGVDLDALNGNPLTVTMVDSKGQSETTIKLDTK, from the coding sequence GTGAAAGCCCTGGTTTGTCTTTTCCTCGTTTGCGGTTCGACGGCAGCGCTATGCGAAACCGCCACTCCATTGGCGACCGATTGGGTCGAGGGCTTCAACAACAAGGCCCGGCTTTTGGCAGGGCACGCGACACCCGCTGGCGAACAGAAGGGCACGTTTGCCGGGATCGAAATTGCGATGCCGGAAGGCTGGAAGACGTATTGGCGCGTTCCGGGCGACGCAGGCGGCGTGCCTCCAGAGTTCGACTGGAGCGGTTCGGAAAACCTGGCGTCGGCAGAGGTGCTTTACCCAGCTCCGCATCGCTCGACGGACAAGGCAGGCGATTCCGTCGGCTACAAGAACCGCGTGCTGTTTCCCGTCCGGTTGACGGCAAAAGATGAAACAAAGCCGATCGTCGTTAAAAGCCGGATCGACTACGGAGTCTGCAAGGACATCTGCATTCCAGCGGAAGCAAAACTGGAATTGGAAATTCCCAATGCCCTCGGAAATTCCCCCGACCTTGACGAAGCTCTGGCCAAGGTTCCCGTAGGCAAGCCGCGGGCAGGCGTCGATCCCGCGCTCGAAACGTGGCGCCTGGATAAGGCGAGCGGTAAACCGAAACTCGTGCTGACAGTCGCAAGCGCATCCACGAAAGATGTAGACGTATTTGTCGCCGCTCCCGGCGGTGCTTATCTTCCGCTGCCGCAGCGCACGGATGCAAAAGATGCAAACGGCGCGAACGTCGAATTCAACGTCGATCTCTCGGATGGCGTTGACCTGGATGCGCTGAACGGCAACCCCCTGACAGTTACAATGGTCGATAGCAAAGGCCAGTCAGAAACGACGATCAAACTCGATACGAAATGA
- a CDS encoding YqgE/AlgH family protein: MKATRTRSRSARSAIKLEGQLLIAMPAMSDRRFQRSVIYMCAHSAEGAMGLIINQRAEHISAPDLLERLGISARNRDDEITSEALELSIQVGGPVETGRGFVLHSADYFSEDSTLTIEKDVCLTATIDILKAIAQGNGPARALLALGYAGWSPGQLETEIQSNGWLHCPADPDLIFDEDLDNKYSRALAKIGIDLSHLVSDAGHA, translated from the coding sequence ATGAAGGCAACTCGAACGCGGAGCCGTTCCGCCCGCTCCGCCATCAAGCTTGAAGGGCAGCTTCTCATAGCGATGCCCGCCATGTCAGATCGCAGGTTTCAGCGGTCTGTAATCTACATGTGCGCGCACTCGGCTGAGGGCGCCATGGGGCTTATCATAAACCAGCGGGCAGAGCACATCTCGGCGCCTGATCTCTTGGAACGGCTCGGAATCTCGGCGCGGAACCGGGACGATGAAATTACGAGCGAAGCGCTCGAGCTTTCAATCCAGGTTGGCGGACCCGTGGAAACCGGCCGCGGATTTGTTCTGCACAGTGCCGATTATTTCTCCGAGGACTCGACGCTGACGATCGAGAAAGACGTTTGCTTAACGGCGACGATCGACATCCTCAAAGCGATCGCGCAGGGGAACGGACCGGCACGGGCTCTGCTTGCGCTCGGATATGCGGGCTGGTCTCCCGGGCAGCTCGAAACGGAAATCCAATCCAACGGCTGGCTCCATTGTCCAGCAGACCCGGATCTGATTTTCGACGAAGATCTCGACAACAAGTATTCGCGCGCGCTGGCGAAGATCGGCATCGATCTTTCGCATCTCGTTAGCGACGCGGGGCACGCTTAG
- a CDS encoding sensor domain-containing phosphodiesterase: protein MMRSGGTFGGDWKAWGAAFIVTLIAMLASAASASALTPISVQSDQDKLEITNLGEAYEGRGDSLQVETAAAQDGVSGRMTVRASVPGTSPNWMVFALTNKSDKSLERLLTADRYSVVGSGTVWPDLDARRIESVTPSVGFVPERIKSDRADIFRITLEPGQTITYVAELAGEHFSRLYLWQPIDYEIKSRDRQLFNGIMLGLMGLLAIFLTVIFAANHKLIFPAAASVAWSVLIYLCVDFGFFHKLFNLRPEDNAVYRAALEAAMAGTFVIFMATFLRLGQWHGIVRMMIGVWIVAQLTLIAVAVIDPRLAATFARLSFLGIGGVGSLFILFLAFRGQNRAFSLTPTWILLLVWIFATAMTLAGRMSGDMVVSSLIAGLVLVVLVMGFTVTQFAFHSSDAGYAGAPTELQGRSLALAASGSAIWEWNIRRDEIKVGSEVEMALSLMPGELSTKVDDFLKHVHPTDKERFRVMLMSAQERSGVRIKTDFRLRHSDNSWRWFELEAASVPNSDGRTLRCVGLLRDVSDTKRAHERLLHDAVNCSLTGLPNRELFKDRLRVALTRARTEGGIKPAVIFIDLDKFKSVNSSFGLVRGDSLLLTVARRLQRQTGPHDTVARVGGDQFAMLFVGEREARNLHAVAERIRRSLRAPIPLANQEVTLTGSIGAALWDGSEATDIDLLRDAELAMYRAKQVGTDRIEIFEPSMRIGRGEPSDIELSKAIEKGQLKVLYQPIVYLPTKELAGFEALVRWVHPKLGLVNPASLLDAAKDPESMVKINCHVLLRAAKDAARWLTELPRIERPLFVTVNISCPQIFRPESVQEIRHILGRNTVPAGTLRLEIAESLVMENPEQSAEVLKVLRGSGAQLSLDEFGTGYSSLAYLNRFPFDTIKICPELIRRSGTAEGAAVMRSMVALSHELSKTTVAEGVQRADEATFLRSIGCEYAQGYYFGEPIPEREVLQLLKMVKRSERKMQPRGFFRPRFKSAAKKGAAKEQRPAAVTTQGKPANGGAEQKVVTAPPASRAKPAALPAGSVVRQRHKAEPKKPPMNGALPPPTDISKDLSKPVEALLREGVTSGRPAARTGAPPPPPPPRQHTNGAAGKPSPAPQRPMEAGRGPNAVPPPRPNGVATPLSDALARATSGGPDPVSVRTASAPNTQRRNETSPFPVSVPPPGAVSAPPPIPSAAPPTSVSAPQPMRPPAPAPAPTQSAAPPPPQPDYSTLPPSIAKSLARLAGNIAPATDATEKPVIEPKTASK, encoded by the coding sequence ATGATGCGTTCCGGGGGGACATTCGGGGGAGACTGGAAGGCCTGGGGAGCAGCCTTCATTGTCACCCTCATCGCGATGCTCGCAAGCGCGGCCAGTGCGTCGGCGCTGACGCCAATATCCGTGCAGTCCGATCAGGACAAGCTCGAGATTACCAATCTTGGCGAAGCCTACGAAGGCCGCGGCGATAGTCTCCAGGTCGAAACGGCAGCCGCGCAGGACGGCGTCTCGGGCCGCATGACGGTCCGCGCGTCGGTGCCCGGCACCAGCCCGAACTGGATGGTGTTCGCGCTGACGAACAAGTCTGACAAATCTTTAGAGCGTTTGCTGACGGCAGATCGTTACAGCGTTGTCGGCTCCGGAACCGTCTGGCCGGATCTCGATGCGCGGCGCATCGAAAGCGTGACGCCCTCTGTTGGTTTCGTTCCCGAACGCATCAAGAGCGATCGGGCGGATATCTTCCGCATTACGCTCGAGCCTGGCCAGACGATCACCTACGTGGCCGAACTCGCGGGCGAGCATTTCTCGCGGCTCTATCTCTGGCAGCCGATCGATTACGAAATCAAATCGCGCGACCGTCAGCTCTTTAACGGCATCATGCTGGGATTGATGGGCCTTCTCGCGATCTTCCTGACGGTTATCTTCGCGGCCAACCACAAGCTCATCTTCCCCGCTGCCGCCAGCGTCGCGTGGTCGGTGCTGATCTATCTGTGTGTGGACTTCGGCTTCTTCCACAAGCTCTTCAATCTCAGACCGGAAGACAACGCTGTTTATCGCGCGGCGCTCGAGGCCGCGATGGCGGGCACCTTCGTCATCTTCATGGCGACGTTCCTACGCCTGGGCCAATGGCACGGCATCGTTCGCATGATGATCGGCGTTTGGATCGTCGCGCAGCTGACGCTCATTGCCGTCGCCGTTATCGATCCGCGCCTTGCGGCAACTTTCGCCCGCTTGTCATTTCTTGGCATCGGTGGCGTCGGCAGCCTGTTCATTCTGTTCCTCGCATTCCGCGGACAGAACCGAGCCTTCTCACTAACGCCGACATGGATACTCCTATTGGTCTGGATATTCGCAACTGCGATGACGCTCGCAGGCCGGATGTCGGGAGACATGGTCGTATCGAGCCTCATCGCTGGACTCGTGCTTGTTGTCCTGGTGATGGGTTTCACCGTGACGCAGTTTGCATTCCACTCCAGCGACGCGGGCTACGCCGGCGCACCGACCGAACTTCAGGGCCGATCGCTTGCTCTGGCAGCTTCGGGTTCGGCGATCTGGGAATGGAACATTCGCCGCGACGAGATCAAGGTCGGCTCTGAAGTCGAAATGGCATTGTCGCTGATGCCGGGCGAGCTATCGACCAAGGTCGACGACTTCCTGAAGCATGTGCATCCAACGGATAAAGAACGCTTCCGCGTGATGCTGATGTCGGCGCAGGAACGCTCAGGCGTCAGGATCAAGACCGATTTTCGTTTGCGCCACTCGGATAATAGCTGGCGCTGGTTCGAACTCGAAGCCGCCAGCGTGCCGAACTCGGACGGACGCACACTGCGCTGCGTCGGTCTCCTGCGCGACGTATCGGATACGAAGCGTGCTCACGAGCGCCTGCTGCATGACGCTGTGAACTGTAGCCTGACGGGGCTTCCGAACCGCGAACTGTTCAAGGATCGCCTGCGCGTTGCGCTCACCCGCGCGAGAACCGAAGGCGGCATCAAACCGGCCGTCATTTTCATCGACCTCGACAAGTTCAAAAGCGTCAACTCGTCGTTCGGCCTTGTGCGTGGCGACAGCCTGTTGCTGACCGTTGCCCGGCGCTTGCAGCGCCAGACTGGTCCGCACGATACCGTCGCGCGTGTCGGCGGAGACCAATTCGCAATGCTGTTCGTCGGAGAACGCGAGGCGCGCAATCTCCATGCGGTTGCTGAACGCATTCGCCGGTCTTTGCGCGCGCCGATCCCGTTGGCCAATCAAGAAGTGACGTTGACGGGCTCAATCGGCGCCGCGCTTTGGGATGGTTCTGAAGCGACCGATATCGATCTGCTGCGCGATGCCGAGTTGGCGATGTATCGCGCGAAGCAGGTCGGCACGGATCGCATCGAAATTTTTGAACCCTCCATGCGTATTGGTCGTGGAGAGCCGTCCGACATCGAACTGTCAAAGGCGATAGAGAAGGGGCAGCTCAAGGTCCTTTATCAGCCCATCGTTTATCTGCCGACGAAAGAACTCGCGGGCTTCGAAGCGCTCGTGCGCTGGGTGCATCCGAAGCTCGGACTGGTCAATCCCGCGTCGCTCCTGGACGCGGCGAAAGACCCAGAGTCGATGGTGAAGATCAATTGCCACGTGCTCCTACGCGCCGCGAAAGACGCCGCTCGCTGGCTGACGGAATTGCCCCGCATCGAGCGACCGCTGTTCGTAACGGTCAACATCTCATGCCCACAGATTTTCCGTCCGGAATCGGTGCAGGAAATCCGCCATATCCTCGGTCGCAATACCGTTCCCGCTGGCACGCTAAGGCTTGAAATTGCCGAGAGCCTCGTGATGGAAAATCCCGAGCAGTCGGCCGAAGTTTTGAAAGTCCTTCGCGGTTCCGGCGCACAATTGTCGCTTGATGAATTCGGCACCGGCTATTCCTCGCTCGCCTATCTCAACCGCTTCCCCTTCGACACGATCAAGATCTGTCCTGAACTCATCCGTCGCAGCGGCACGGCAGAGGGTGCCGCGGTCATGCGATCGATGGTGGCGCTCTCGCATGAGCTGTCGAAAACCACGGTGGCCGAAGGCGTCCAACGCGCCGACGAGGCGACGTTCCTTCGCTCCATCGGCTGCGAATACGCGCAAGGCTACTATTTCGGCGAGCCGATCCCCGAGCGCGAGGTTCTGCAGCTTCTGAAGATGGTGAAGCGTTCGGAACGAAAGATGCAGCCGCGCGGCTTCTTCCGTCCGCGATTCAAGTCGGCTGCAAAGAAGGGCGCTGCAAAGGAGCAACGTCCGGCAGCGGTCACCACTCAAGGGAAGCCAGCAAACGGTGGAGCGGAGCAGAAGGTCGTCACCGCGCCGCCAGCCTCACGGGCAAAGCCAGCAGCTCTTCCCGCAGGTTCTGTCGTGCGCCAACGGCATAAGGCGGAACCAAAGAAGCCGCCGATGAACGGAGCACTTCCGCCGCCGACGGATATTTCAAAAGATCTCTCGAAGCCGGTCGAAGCGCTGTTGCGCGAAGGCGTAACGTCGGGCCGCCCGGCTGCACGCACCGGCGCGCCGCCACCACCGCCTCCGCCACGCCAACATACGAACGGCGCCGCAGGGAAACCATCGCCAGCGCCGCAAAGGCCGATGGAGGCCGGACGCGGACCAAACGCCGTGCCGCCGCCGCGCCCGAACGGTGTCGCGACGCCGCTGTCGGATGCGCTCGCCCGCGCGACCTCCGGCGGTCCTGATCCCGTCAGCGTCCGCACAGCATCTGCGCCGAACACGCAGCGGCGCAACGAGACGTCGCCGTTCCCTGTGAGCGTTCCACCGCCCGGAGCAGTCAGCGCGCCACCGCCGATCCCAAGCGCTGCCCCGCCGACGTCAGTGTCTGCACCGCAGCCAATGCGGCCGCCAGCACCGGCTCCTGCGCCAACTCAGAGTGCAGCACCGCCGCCGCCCCAGCCCGACTATTCGACGCTGCCGCCTTCAATCGCGAAAAGCTTGGCGAGATTGGCTGGAAACATCGCGCCCGCAACAGACGCCACCGAAAAGCCGGTGATCGAGCCAAAGACCGCGTCGAAATAA
- a CDS encoding GNAT family N-acetyltransferase, whose protein sequence is MAFLRTTRPEEDLEVVRGRDVTLRQPQALDYAQWAELRALSRSHLVPWEPTWGPDDLSRSMFRRRLRVYAKDIREDSSYPYFIFNGATLIGGLTLSNVRRGSAQTASLGYWMGAPYAGRGHMQDAVTAFLRVAFGQLGLHRVEAATMLKNAASIRVLESCGFENEGLARDYLKINGRWEDHLLYAHVAGRPAAQARRDGGGG, encoded by the coding sequence TTCCTGCGCACAACACGTCCGGAAGAAGATCTCGAGGTGGTTCGCGGCCGCGATGTAACGCTGCGACAGCCGCAAGCGTTAGACTATGCGCAATGGGCCGAGCTGCGCGCCCTGAGCCGTTCGCATCTTGTGCCATGGGAACCGACCTGGGGTCCTGATGACTTGTCTCGCAGCATGTTTCGTCGGCGGCTTCGCGTTTACGCGAAGGACATTCGCGAAGACAGCTCCTATCCGTATTTCATTTTCAACGGCGCCACGCTCATTGGCGGTTTGACACTTTCAAACGTCCGGCGCGGCTCCGCTCAAACCGCATCACTCGGCTATTGGATGGGCGCACCTTATGCCGGTCGCGGCCACATGCAGGACGCCGTAACTGCCTTCCTGCGCGTCGCATTCGGCCAGCTCGGATTGCATCGCGTCGAAGCCGCTACGATGCTGAAGAACGCAGCATCGATCCGCGTTCTCGAATCCTGCGGGTTCGAGAACGAGGGGTTGGCGCGCGACTACCTGAAGATTAACGGCCGCTGGGAAGACCATCTGCTTTATGCCCACGTCGCCGGTAGGCCAGCCGCACAAGCGCGCCGAGATGGCGGGGGCGGATGA